The Thermococcus eurythermalis genomic sequence TGAGGGTCTAACATGCTTCCCCCAGAAGTCCGGGAGGTTCTTGAAGAACTCCGTGCCGAGAGGATACGCGGCGCGAGCTGGATGGCCAGGCGGGGGGCTGAGGCGTTTAGAATTCTCGCAGAACTCCTTGAGGGGGAGGAGCTGAAGAAGGCGCTGGCAGAGCTCAGGAGGGAACTCCCGCAGGTAAATCCCACAATGGCATCGCTCTACAACCTCTCGCGCTTCATTCCCGTGACGGGTGACCCCCTCCTTGTAAAGTCCAGGGTAGACGAGTTCCTTAGACTGGTTGACGAGGCAAAAAATGCAATCGGGAACATAGGGAGCGAGCTAATAGACGATGGAGACACTGTTATAACTCACTCGTTCTCTTCAGCAGTCTTTGAAGTCATCAGAACGGCAAAGGCCCGGGGAAAGACCTTCAGGGTAATCCTCACTGAGAGCGCCCCTGATTATGAGGGGATAGCCTTGGCAAACGCCCTGGAGAAGGAGGGAATCCCTTTTGAAGTCATAACCGACGCTCAGCTCGGGCTTTTCGCTGAGAGGGCCACCCTTGCCCTCGTCGGCGCGGACAACGTGACGCGCGACGGCGCTGTGATAAACAAGGCGGGTACGTACCTTTTAGCACTTGCCTGCCACGAGAAGGGCGTCCCCTTCTACGTCGCTGCAGAGAGCTTCAAGCTCCACCCGGAACTAAACAGCAAAGACGTGGAAATCCTTGAGAGGCCCTACGCGAGGCAGGGGCACAGGGTCAGGAACTTTCTCTTCGACGTTACTCCCTGGAAGTACGTGAGGGGCATAATAACGGAGCTTGGAATCCTGGTGCCTCCAAGGGACATCTAAAGCCCACAGAAAATGAATAGAAAACAGAAAGGAAAAGTGAAGGCTCACTCCTGGTGGGCCAGCCAGAGCAGGGCTCCCTTGATGAAGGGCCAGTTGCTCTTGATGTACTTCTGGCGGTAATCGTCACTGAGGGCCTTGCTTGAACCGTAGGCGATTATTCTGCCCTTTCCAGCCTCCACAGCGGCCGCTAGTATCGGGTTTGTGCCCTTGGCCATGACAACGTTTCCATCGGCATCAACGGAGTAGCTGGTATCGTAGCCCTTGATGAGCCAGACCGCGTTGCCGCTTATCGTAAGGGTGCCACCGTTGTAGTAGATTGTCCAGTCATCGGGCACGAACTTCATGGCCGGGTGAGCCTTGTTGTATATTCCAACGAACGGATAGTATGGCTTGCCGCTGTTCTTCTCGTCGTCCATGAGCTCGTCGGCGTTGAAGGTAATACCGTACTTACTAACTACTGCGTTGAGGCTCTCAAGCCTTGAGTACCTGTACCAGTCTCCGGCTATAAAGAGTCCACCGCCGTTTTCGATGTACTTCTGGAGTGCGCTTACCTCCTCCGAGGAGAGGTCCCTAACGGGGTTGAGTATAATCACAACGTCGTATCCCTCAAGCAGGTCTGGAGTAAGCGGGTCCCTGTTTATTGTAACCTCCCAGCCGAGCTCGCTTTTGATTTTCTTGGAGAGGCCCTCAACGCCAACGTCCTCGACGTAGTGCTGTCCGTGAGATGCATCAATAAGAACCCTAGCCATGGTGAGCGTTATGTTGGTCTGGGTGCCGGTCTGGTTTGAAGAGGACTTCACTTTCTCGAGAGCTCCCTTGAGGTACGGCAGGAGGAACTCGATTTCCTCCTTAACGTCCTCACCGAGGAACAGTGCCCTGCGTATGTGTATCATCGCCGGGAGGTAAAGGCCGTTCTTCTGAGCACTGGCCGCGAACTCCTTGTAAAGCTCATATTCCTCGTTCACTGCCGCCATACTGCTCTTAACCCAGTTGATCTTGGCCTCAAGCTTCTCGTCAAAGGTAACGCCGTAGCTGGTAAGCTCGGAGACTACTGAAGCAAATTCCTCGTAGAGCTCATCGAGATCTGAGAGCTTGCTCTCATACTGGCGGCCGTAGTAGATTGTCAGACCAAACGCAAGGGCGTTTGGATTTGGAGCGGCTTTAGGGACTTTCGTGTAGTTGGTGGGGTAAACCTCTATGATGTTATATTTATAGCCAATGCCCTCAACGTACTCAAGGGTGTCGCCAACTTCAACGTCCATTATTTCATAGTAGTCATAGAGAACCAGCGCTCCAGTGCTGTCCTCAACGGTTATCGCTTTTCCATCAACCTTGGTGACCTTGACGTTCTTCAGCCTGACGAGCATGCTCTGGTAGGCATCACTCATCTCACCAGCGGTAATGAGAACTGGCTCCGGAAGCTCGGAGGTGCCAACCACCTCGTAGGTCGGGTCTGTTATCTGGTAGAGCCCCTTGTATACGCCAGTCGTTCCGATGACCTGGACGACGTCCCCCAGCTTAACCCCTGGCGAGCCGCCAACGTACACGTAAATTCCACTGTTGGGCTCGGTGCCGTTCTGAATGAAGAACCCGGTGCTGCGGGTGCCTATAACCACACCACTTGTGAGAACGAGCTTGCCGTCCTCCCAGTTCTCCCTTATCTCCTTGATAGTCTGGTACTGGGGAGTCGCTGGGGGCAGGCCTATGTCCTCTGCACTCCTCGGCTCAATCTTAAAGTTGCCATAGGAATAGTATACCACTCCTATAACATAGCTGAGTTCCTGGTCTGCCTCTGGTGTGTAACGATACATCAGGTCGTCGACCCTGGCTGATCCACTACCATCGTCGATTTCCCACTCGCCGTGTCCCAGGTCGGGGTTGGTAACAACAACGTTCTCTACCTTAACGAGCACGCTTTCCCACTGCTCCTGAGAAACATCACCAGTCTGGAGAACAACGGGTTCTGGAATGTCAGCGGTTCCAGTGACATCAACGTCTTCCGGAGCAGCCTTAATCTGCGTTAGCCCATAGTGCTCCTCAACAGTACCAGTCACCAGTATCAAATCACCCTGGTTGACACTGGGAGACGTGCCGAGATAGACGTATATCCCACTCCATGGACCAGTACCGTTCTGAATGAAAAAGCCCTTCGAGGTCACTGCAGTAACTACACCGCTTGTCATCACTAGTTGGCCGTTGTATGGCGAGTCTCCGCTGGGGTCTTCGGTATACTGTATGTCATGGATTGAAACATACTGAACAGCCGCCGATGCAAGTGGAAGCATCGCCGTAGGCAAGGTGCCCAACACCAACAGTACAATTAAAGCTAGTCCCCATCGTCTCATGGCAATCACCCCAGAGAAGAACGGCGCCTATGTATAAATAAGTTTTTCCACTATGCATAATCAAGCTGAAGTATATTCCCCAGTTTTTGATTGTCTGATTTTTCACAAAGGCTAAAAAGAGAGATTATGGAAACAACAAGCGTGGGGGTGTTGGTATGCCAATAACAACGAAGACAGGTGATAAAGGTTTAACAGGTCTCTTCACAGGCGACCGCGTGGCGAAGTATTCACCAGTAATGGAAGCCAACGGCACCATAGACGAGCTCGACAGCTTTCTGGGGGAGGCTAAGCACTACGTCCCGGAAGAGATGACGGAAATCCTTGAGAAAATCCAGGTTCAGCTCTACGACCTGATGGCCGAGCTCGCGAGCAGGGGGAAGTACGCCAAGGTCGGAGACGAGGAAGTCCGCTGGCTTGA encodes the following:
- a CDS encoding Gldg family protein; translated protein: MRRWGLALIVLLVLGTLPTAMLPLASAAVQYVSIHDIQYTEDPSGDSPYNGQLVMTSGVVTAVTSKGFFIQNGTGPWSGIYVYLGTSPSVNQGDLILVTGTVEEHYGLTQIKAAPEDVDVTGTADIPEPVVLQTGDVSQEQWESVLVKVENVVVTNPDLGHGEWEIDDGSGSARVDDLMYRYTPEADQELSYVIGVVYYSYGNFKIEPRSAEDIGLPPATPQYQTIKEIRENWEDGKLVLTSGVVIGTRSTGFFIQNGTEPNSGIYVYVGGSPGVKLGDVVQVIGTTGVYKGLYQITDPTYEVVGTSELPEPVLITAGEMSDAYQSMLVRLKNVKVTKVDGKAITVEDSTGALVLYDYYEIMDVEVGDTLEYVEGIGYKYNIIEVYPTNYTKVPKAAPNPNALAFGLTIYYGRQYESKLSDLDELYEEFASVVSELTSYGVTFDEKLEAKINWVKSSMAAVNEEYELYKEFAASAQKNGLYLPAMIHIRRALFLGEDVKEEIEFLLPYLKGALEKVKSSSNQTGTQTNITLTMARVLIDASHGQHYVEDVGVEGLSKKIKSELGWEVTINRDPLTPDLLEGYDVVIILNPVRDLSSEEVSALQKYIENGGGLFIAGDWYRYSRLESLNAVVSKYGITFNADELMDDEKNSGKPYYPFVGIYNKAHPAMKFVPDDWTIYYNGGTLTISGNAVWLIKGYDTSYSVDADGNVVMAKGTNPILAAAVEAGKGRIIAYGSSKALSDDYRQKYIKSNWPFIKGALLWLAHQE
- a CDS encoding cob(I)yrinic acid a,c-diamide adenosyltransferase, with the translated sequence MPITTKTGDKGLTGLFTGDRVAKYSPVMEANGTIDELDSFLGEAKHYVPEEMTEILEKIQVQLYDLMAELASRGKYAKVGDEEVRWLEELIHRYEEEVQLRAFVLPGSTIASAKLDVCRAITRRAERRVAKLVLDYGFGQNALIYLNRLSDLLFIMARAIEKREGKLKEVK
- a CDS encoding translation initiation factor eIF-2B alpha/beta/delta subunit family protein (eIF-2BA; catalyzes the binding of GTP to IF2), coding for MLPPEVREVLEELRAERIRGASWMARRGAEAFRILAELLEGEELKKALAELRRELPQVNPTMASLYNLSRFIPVTGDPLLVKSRVDEFLRLVDEAKNAIGNIGSELIDDGDTVITHSFSSAVFEVIRTAKARGKTFRVILTESAPDYEGIALANALEKEGIPFEVITDAQLGLFAERATLALVGADNVTRDGAVINKAGTYLLALACHEKGVPFYVAAESFKLHPELNSKDVEILERPYARQGHRVRNFLFDVTPWKYVRGIITELGILVPPRDI